A region from the Janthinobacterium agaricidamnosum genome encodes:
- a CDS encoding methyl-accepting chemotaxis protein has product MQLSLNSKICVAATALAVLSLGVTAAVIGYKSSASAEAAALDLARTSAREVAGALQARIASNLSSVSSLAGAMRGTKSASLPLQREQINELTKATLTSSEDLLGAAVTWEPNALDGKDADFANQKPYYDASGRFMPYWTRGAGGKLQVEPIVFDPKPGANDWYDVPKRTGKTYFTEPYIYPVDGKNVLMASLVAPIMIDGGFKGVASADFMLTRLAKILADLKVIEGGKLALISNGGLYASHPVPERLGKKADDVPAAGLEKVRQGQPYEYEDGQGYIHLLQPLQIHPDIAPWSVELNFPKSVAIASARDLMIYTLIVALLCAAATAGILILVVNQLTRPLRTLGRTMTDLSSGDADLRVKLEVKGTDELAVIGKGFNAFVEKIHAVLLQVQASADNVARASAEIAQGNNDLSARTEQQASSLEETAASVEELTGTVKENADHARQANQLAASASSVAQKSGEVVGKVIETMTSINDSSNKIVDIISVIDGIAFQTNILALNAAVEAARAGEQGRGFAVVATEVRNLAQRSAAAAKEIKLLIDDSVGKVAAGSKLVDEAGATMEQVVDSVRKVTAIMADISVATNEQSDGIAQVNQALAQMDGVTQQNAALVEEAAAAAESLQDQASHLAEVVSVFKLGEQVRQTAPAATPAAAVATPRAAPPKTASPAKRLAVAKPPAAQHAPAKAPAGDDWEEF; this is encoded by the coding sequence ATGCAACTCTCACTAAACAGTAAAATCTGCGTCGCCGCCACCGCGCTCGCCGTCCTCAGCCTCGGCGTCACGGCGGCGGTGATCGGCTACAAGAGCAGCGCCAGCGCGGAAGCGGCCGCGCTGGACCTGGCGCGCACGTCGGCGCGCGAAGTGGCCGGCGCGCTGCAGGCGCGCATCGCCAGCAACCTGTCCAGCGTTTCCAGCCTGGCCGGCGCCATGCGCGGCACCAAGAGCGCCAGCCTGCCCCTGCAGCGCGAGCAGATCAATGAACTGACCAAGGCCACCCTGACCAGCTCGGAAGACTTGCTGGGCGCGGCCGTGACGTGGGAGCCGAACGCGCTCGACGGCAAGGATGCGGATTTCGCCAACCAGAAGCCGTACTACGACGCCAGCGGCCGCTTCATGCCCTACTGGACGCGGGGCGCCGGCGGCAAGCTGCAAGTCGAACCCATCGTCTTCGACCCGAAACCGGGCGCCAACGACTGGTATGACGTGCCCAAGCGCACGGGCAAGACTTACTTTACGGAACCGTACATCTACCCCGTCGACGGCAAGAATGTGCTGATGGCCTCGCTGGTGGCCCCCATCATGATCGACGGCGGCTTCAAGGGCGTGGCCAGCGCCGACTTCATGCTCACGCGCCTGGCGAAAATCCTGGCCGACCTGAAAGTGATCGAGGGCGGCAAGCTGGCCCTGATCTCGAACGGCGGCCTGTACGCGAGCCATCCCGTGCCTGAGCGGCTGGGCAAGAAGGCCGACGACGTGCCTGCGGCCGGCCTGGAAAAAGTGCGCCAGGGCCAGCCGTACGAATATGAAGACGGCCAGGGCTATATCCATTTGCTGCAGCCGCTGCAGATCCACCCCGATATCGCGCCCTGGAGCGTGGAACTGAACTTCCCGAAAAGCGTGGCCATCGCCTCGGCGCGCGACCTGATGATCTACACCCTGATCGTCGCCCTGCTGTGCGCGGCGGCCACGGCCGGTATTTTGATCCTCGTCGTCAACCAGCTGACGCGCCCCCTGCGCACCCTGGGCCGCACCATGACGGACCTGTCGAGCGGCGACGCCGACCTGCGCGTCAAGCTGGAAGTCAAGGGGACCGACGAGCTGGCCGTCATCGGCAAGGGTTTCAACGCCTTCGTGGAAAAGATCCACGCCGTGCTGCTGCAAGTGCAAGCCAGCGCCGACAACGTGGCCCGCGCCAGCGCGGAAATTGCGCAAGGCAATAACGACCTGTCGGCCCGCACGGAGCAGCAAGCCAGTTCGCTCGAAGAAACGGCCGCTTCGGTGGAAGAACTGACGGGCACCGTCAAGGAAAACGCCGACCATGCGCGCCAGGCGAATCAACTGGCCGCTTCCGCATCGAGCGTGGCGCAGAAGAGCGGTGAGGTGGTCGGCAAGGTCATCGAAACGATGACCTCGATCAACGACTCGTCGAACAAGATCGTCGATATCATCAGCGTGATCGACGGCATCGCCTTCCAGACGAATATCCTGGCCCTGAATGCGGCCGTGGAAGCGGCGCGCGCGGGCGAACAGGGCCGCGGTTTCGCCGTCGTCGCCACGGAAGTGCGCAACCTGGCGCAACGCTCGGCGGCGGCGGCCAAGGAAATCAAGCTGCTGATCGACGATTCGGTGGGCAAGGTCGCGGCCGGCAGCAAGCTCGTCGATGAGGCGGGCGCCACCATGGAACAGGTGGTCGACAGCGTGCGCAAGGTGACCGCCATCATGGCCGACATCAGCGTCGCCACCAACGAACAAAGCGACGGCATCGCCCAGGTCAACCAGGCGCTGGCGCAGATGGATGGCGTGACGCAGCAGAACGCGGCCCTGGTCGAGGAAGCGGCGGCGGCAGCCGAAAGCCTGCAAGACCAGGCCAGCCATCTGGCCGAGGTGGTCAGCGTGTTCAAGCTGGGCGAGCAGGTGCGCCAGACGGCGCCGGCAGCAACACCGGCGGCAGCCGTGGCAACACCGCGCGCCGCGCCGCCAAAGACAGCATCACCGGCCAAGCGCCTGGCCGTTGCCAAGCCGCCAGCGGCACAGCACGCGCCGGCCAAGGCACCGGCAGGAGATGACTGGGAAGAGTTTTAA
- a CDS encoding acyl-CoA dehydrogenase: MSSHAFPLPSHAALSALLQQQDSAFLPIEGLRRLRDAGLDQLPLPGHGATLLRWQMLAAIAAIDLSLLKLYEGHTDALAILAEIDGPGVPAGSSWGVWCAEMPGARVQLQQAADGRYVLDGRKAWCSGAHGLSHALVSCWNEDGQACLASIALSQPGVHVTDQGWQAVGMAACASVEVTFSAARAFPVGAPGAYLARPGFWHGGAGIAAAWYGAACAIASHLHARAQHAAPDAVRLAQLGQIDCALRAAGALLREGAAEIDAHPQRDAMGMALRLRLAVEDAATLALLLTTRALGAGPLCRDARFARLAADLPVFLRQSHAERDQAVLGGIVAGAEDHPWAL; encoded by the coding sequence ATGTCGTCCCACGCTTTCCCCCTGCCGTCCCACGCTGCACTGAGCGCCCTGCTGCAGCAGCAGGACAGCGCCTTTCTCCCCATCGAAGGCTTGCGGCGCCTGCGCGATGCGGGCTTGGACCAGCTGCCCCTGCCCGGCCACGGCGCCACCCTGCTGCGCTGGCAAATGCTGGCCGCCATCGCCGCCATCGACCTGTCCCTGCTCAAGCTGTATGAGGGCCATACCGATGCGCTGGCCATCCTGGCTGAAATCGACGGCCCCGGCGTGCCGGCCGGCAGCAGCTGGGGCGTATGGTGCGCGGAAATGCCGGGCGCGCGCGTGCAATTACAGCAGGCGGCCGATGGCCGCTATGTGCTCGATGGACGCAAGGCCTGGTGCTCCGGTGCGCATGGCCTCAGCCATGCCTTGGTCAGCTGCTGGAATGAGGACGGCCAGGCTTGCCTGGCCTCGATAGCCCTGTCGCAGCCGGGCGTGCACGTCACGGACCAGGGCTGGCAAGCCGTCGGCATGGCCGCCTGCGCCAGCGTCGAGGTGACCTTTTCCGCCGCGCGCGCCTTTCCCGTGGGCGCGCCGGGCGCATATCTGGCCCGTCCCGGCTTCTGGCATGGCGGCGCCGGCATCGCGGCCGCCTGGTACGGCGCCGCCTGCGCCATCGCCAGCCACCTGCACGCACGCGCGCAGCACGCCGCCCCCGATGCCGTGCGCCTGGCGCAGCTGGGCCAGATCGACTGTGCGCTGCGCGCCGCTGGCGCCCTGCTGCGCGAAGGCGCGGCGGAAATCGACGCCCATCCGCAGCGCGACGCCATGGGAATGGCCCTGCGCCTGCGACTGGCCGTGGAAGATGCCGCCACGCTGGCCCTGCTGCTGACCACGCGCGCGCTGGGCGCCGGGCCCCTGTGCCGCGACGCCCGTTTCGCGCGATTGGCGGCCGACCTGCCCGTGTTCCTGCGCCAGAGCCATGCCGAGCGCGATCAGGCCGTGCTCGGCGGTATCGTCGCCGGCGCCGAAGACCATCCGTGGGCGCTATGA
- a CDS encoding PIG-L deacetylase family protein yields MLTLADTHTRRIEGCGTPDQVWQSWPGLNELPAISAHALVPPGARAVIVAPHPDDEVLACGGLLQLLAAQGSELLFVAVTDGDASHPGSPLWPQERLRQVRPQESALALQALGLALPAWLRLHLPDGGVAGRTPQLSATLAAQLRPGDIVFTTWRLDGHPDHEACGWACASACSASGATLVEMPVWGWHWAVPGDARVPWHRARRLPLPAPLLQRKRAALRCFASQMQDDPSTGSPAIVAGDALQRLLHAWEVYFL; encoded by the coding sequence ATGCTGACCCTTGCCGATACGCATACGCGCCGCATCGAAGGTTGCGGCACGCCGGACCAGGTGTGGCAATCCTGGCCGGGGCTCAACGAGCTACCCGCAATCAGCGCCCACGCCCTGGTGCCGCCGGGGGCGCGTGCCGTCATCGTCGCGCCCCATCCCGACGATGAAGTCCTCGCCTGTGGCGGCTTGCTGCAACTGCTGGCGGCGCAGGGCAGCGAACTGCTGTTCGTCGCCGTCACCGACGGCGACGCCAGCCACCCGGGCTCGCCACTCTGGCCGCAGGAACGCCTGCGCCAGGTGCGTCCGCAGGAATCGGCGCTAGCGCTGCAGGCACTGGGACTGGCGCTGCCCGCGTGGCTGCGCCTGCACCTGCCCGATGGCGGCGTGGCCGGCAGGACGCCGCAGCTGAGCGCCACATTGGCAGCGCAGCTGCGGCCCGGCGACATCGTCTTCACCACCTGGCGCCTGGATGGCCACCCGGACCATGAAGCGTGCGGCTGGGCCTGCGCTTCGGCCTGCTCGGCCAGCGGCGCCACCCTGGTGGAAATGCCCGTCTGGGGCTGGCACTGGGCCGTGCCGGGCGACGCGCGCGTACCCTGGCACCGCGCGCGCCGGCTGCCATTGCCGGCCCCCCTCCTGCAGCGCAAACGCGCCGCCCTGCGTTGCTTCGCCAGCCAGATGCAGGATGACCCGTCGACGGGCAGCCCCGCCATCGTGGCAGGCGACGCCTTGCAGCGCCTGTTGCACGCGTGGGAGGTGTATTTTCTATGA
- a CDS encoding class I SAM-dependent DNA methyltransferase: protein MSAISTPDDQRRSYFEQLYRQDADPWLVRQRWYEERKRALLLASLPQQRYRHAYEPGCGNGELTLALARRCERLLAADLSAEALGLTQQRLLDAGDGGNVSLAQHRLPQDWPRIVPGADKFDLIVLSEIAYYLSPEELARVVEHCIASLAPGGSIALCHWRAPFAQRIISTVRVHAAFEDAPGLHRVLRHEETDFLLGIWSNDARSVAQREGFA, encoded by the coding sequence ATGAGCGCCATTTCCACGCCCGACGACCAGCGCCGCAGCTATTTCGAACAACTGTATCGCCAGGATGCCGACCCGTGGCTGGTGCGCCAGCGCTGGTACGAGGAGCGCAAGCGCGCCCTGTTGCTGGCCAGCCTGCCGCAGCAACGCTACCGCCACGCATATGAACCGGGATGCGGCAATGGCGAGCTGACACTGGCGCTGGCACGGCGCTGCGAGCGCCTGCTGGCGGCCGACCTTTCGGCCGAAGCGCTGGGGCTCACGCAGCAGCGGCTGCTCGACGCCGGAGACGGCGGCAACGTCAGCCTCGCGCAGCACCGGCTGCCGCAGGACTGGCCGCGCATCGTGCCCGGCGCCGACAAGTTTGACTTGATCGTCCTCAGCGAGATCGCCTATTACCTGTCGCCGGAAGAGCTGGCGCGCGTGGTCGAACACTGCATCGCCAGCCTGGCGCCGGGCGGCAGCATCGCCCTGTGCCACTGGCGCGCGCCATTCGCGCAACGCATCATCTCGACCGTGCGCGTGCATGCGGCGTTCGAGGATGCGCCCGGCCTGCACCGCGTGCTGCGCCACGAAGAGACCGACTTCCTGCTGGGGATCTGGTCGAACGATGCGCGCTCGGTGGCGCAGCGCGAGGGCTTTGCATGA
- a CDS encoding glycosyltransferase: MIGVVVPVHDEEACLDACLEALRLAVTCPRLSGEAVCIVIVLDACSDQSQRIVLTHAMQTDLRWRLDCIAVNVRNVGSARAAGAQELLQRGARWLAFTDADTRVSPSWLSTQLGLNADAVCGTVAVDDWSPHGDNAGALLAHFSRTYTDADGHRHIHGANFGVCASAYLRAGGFAPLACSEDVAMVAALQACGAHIAWSAAPRVTTSARRHARARGGFGDTLQQVVAEMEASPHLT; encoded by the coding sequence ATGATCGGCGTCGTGGTGCCCGTACATGACGAGGAAGCGTGCCTGGATGCCTGCCTGGAGGCATTGCGCCTTGCCGTCACCTGCCCCCGACTGTCCGGAGAAGCGGTGTGCATCGTCATCGTGCTCGACGCCTGCAGCGACCAGTCGCAACGCATCGTGCTGACGCACGCCATGCAGACGGACCTGCGCTGGCGCCTCGACTGTATCGCCGTCAATGTGCGTAACGTGGGCAGCGCGCGCGCCGCGGGCGCGCAGGAACTGCTGCAACGCGGTGCCCGCTGGCTGGCCTTCACGGATGCGGATACGCGCGTCTCGCCATCGTGGCTGAGTACACAGCTGGGCCTGAATGCCGATGCCGTCTGCGGCACGGTGGCCGTGGACGACTGGTCGCCGCACGGCGACAACGCCGGGGCGCTGCTTGCCCACTTCAGCCGCACCTATACCGATGCCGACGGCCACCGCCACATCCATGGCGCCAACTTCGGCGTGTGCGCCAGCGCCTACCTGCGCGCCGGCGGCTTCGCGCCACTGGCTTGCAGCGAAGACGTGGCCATGGTGGCCGCGCTGCAAGCGTGCGGCGCGCACATCGCCTGGAGCGCCGCGCCGCGCGTCACCACCAGCGCCCGCCGCCATGCCAGGGCACGGGGCGGCTTTGGCGATACCTTGCAGCAGGTGGTGGCGGAGATGGAAGCGTCACCACACCTGACTTAG
- a CDS encoding S9 family peptidase, whose protein sequence is MIRYVLPALLFASALPAHAQAPVKETPLIERTKLFGNPSKSGGKLSPDGRWLSWIAPRDGVLNVWVAPAGDLAQARPLTEEKVRPIRGSFWSPDSTTLLFIQDKGGDENFLLYGVNVATGKQVNYTPFEKTRVRIVQISSKVKDRILVGINNRDARWHDVYSLDLASGKLTLVQQNDGYGGYLADELLNLRMASKARADGGMQYFRLTDGKVESTPLTEVGLEDSQTTAPLAFTVDGKTLYWTDSRGRNTSALLAQDVASGKTTVMAQDPRADIADALYDTRTGRVQAYAVNYLQQEYLPLADDLKADLDFLKKNTQGQFTVTSRTDADDKWLVNVDAVTAPPSSWLYERKTKKLTRLYVTRPELEGAPLVPMYPQQIKARDGLNLVSYLTLPQASKAGAGGKATQAVPMVLLVHGGPWARDTYGYNGYHQWLANRGYAVLSVNFRGSTGFGKQFISAGDLQWGRKMHDDLLDAVQWAVKSGVTSADKVAIMGGSYGGYATLAGMAFTPTTFACGVDIVGPSNLFTLLQTIPPYWEAGKQQFYKRMGDPTTEEGKALLKERSPLNFAQNIQRPLLIGQGANDPRVNVAESDQIVAAMAAKNIPVTYVLFPDEGHGFARPVNNIAFNAVTENFLGQCLAGRAEPIGATLKASTAQVKHGAEFAPGLQEAMR, encoded by the coding sequence ATGATTCGCTATGTCCTGCCTGCCCTGTTGTTCGCCAGCGCCCTGCCGGCGCATGCCCAAGCCCCTGTCAAGGAAACGCCGCTGATCGAGCGCACCAAGCTGTTCGGCAATCCCAGCAAGTCCGGCGGCAAGCTCAGCCCCGATGGACGTTGGCTGTCGTGGATCGCGCCGCGCGATGGCGTGCTCAATGTGTGGGTGGCGCCGGCCGGCGACCTGGCGCAGGCGCGGCCGTTGACGGAAGAAAAGGTGCGTCCCATCCGCGGCAGCTTCTGGTCGCCCGATTCGACAACCCTGCTGTTCATCCAGGACAAGGGCGGCGACGAGAATTTCCTGCTGTACGGCGTGAACGTGGCGACCGGCAAGCAGGTCAATTACACGCCGTTCGAGAAGACGCGCGTGCGCATCGTCCAGATCAGCAGCAAGGTCAAGGACCGGATTCTCGTCGGCATCAATAACCGCGATGCGCGCTGGCACGACGTGTACAGCCTGGACCTGGCCAGCGGCAAGCTGACCCTGGTGCAGCAGAACGATGGCTATGGCGGCTACCTGGCCGATGAATTGCTCAATCTGCGTATGGCCAGCAAGGCGCGCGCCGATGGCGGCATGCAGTATTTTCGCCTGACGGACGGCAAGGTCGAGAGCACGCCGCTGACCGAAGTCGGTCTGGAAGACTCGCAGACGACGGCGCCGCTGGCGTTTACGGTCGACGGCAAGACCTTGTACTGGACCGATTCGCGCGGCCGCAATACCTCGGCGCTGCTGGCGCAGGACGTGGCCAGCGGCAAGACCACGGTCATGGCGCAAGACCCGCGCGCCGACATCGCCGATGCGCTGTACGACACGCGCACGGGCCGGGTGCAGGCCTATGCGGTCAATTATCTGCAGCAGGAATATCTGCCGTTGGCGGACGACCTGAAAGCCGACCTGGACTTCCTGAAGAAAAATACCCAGGGCCAGTTCACGGTGACCTCGCGCACGGATGCCGACGATAAATGGCTGGTGAATGTCGATGCCGTCACGGCGCCCCCATCGAGCTGGCTATACGAGCGCAAGACCAAAAAGCTCACGCGGCTGTACGTGACGCGTCCGGAACTGGAAGGCGCGCCGCTGGTGCCCATGTATCCGCAGCAAATCAAGGCGCGCGACGGCCTGAACCTCGTGTCTTACCTGACCCTGCCGCAGGCGTCGAAGGCGGGCGCCGGCGGCAAGGCCACGCAGGCGGTGCCGATGGTGCTGCTGGTGCACGGCGGACCGTGGGCGCGCGACACCTATGGCTATAACGGTTACCATCAGTGGCTGGCCAACCGCGGCTATGCCGTGCTGTCGGTGAACTTCCGCGGCTCGACGGGCTTCGGCAAGCAATTCATCTCGGCCGGCGACTTGCAGTGGGGCCGCAAGATGCATGACGATTTGCTCGATGCGGTGCAATGGGCGGTGAAAAGCGGCGTGACCAGCGCCGACAAGGTGGCCATCATGGGCGGCTCCTACGGCGGCTACGCCACCCTGGCCGGCATGGCGTTCACGCCGACGACGTTTGCCTGCGGCGTCGACATCGTCGGCCCGTCGAACCTGTTTACCTTGCTGCAAACCATCCCGCCGTACTGGGAAGCGGGCAAGCAGCAGTTCTACAAACGCATGGGCGACCCGACCACGGAAGAGGGCAAGGCGCTGCTCAAGGAACGCTCGCCGCTGAACTTTGCGCAGAATATCCAGCGCCCGCTGCTGATCGGCCAGGGAGCGAACGACCCGAGAGTCAACGTGGCTGAATCGGACCAGATCGTGGCGGCCATGGCGGCGAAGAATATTCCCGTCACCTATGTGCTGTTCCCCGATGAGGGCCATGGCTTTGCCCGGCCCGTCAACAACATCGCCTTCAATGCCGTGACGGAAAACTTCCTGGGGCAATGCCTGGCGGGCCGCGCCGAGCCGATCGGGGCCACCCTGAAGGCATCCACCGCGCAGGTCAAGCATGGCGCCGAGTTTGCGCCGGGCTTGCAGGAGGCGATGCGCTAA
- a CDS encoding MFS transporter, translated as MNNDVFATEQTPNANDVSVPEPATAAWMAVFSLAMGVFGLLTAEYLPASLLTPMAFDLGVSEALAGQAVTVTAVVAMFAGLSVPVLTRNFDRRVVLLAFTVLMIASNLLVALSSSLTVLLVMRILLGVALGGFWSMTAAVAMRLVPAKLVPRALSIIFSGIAIGTVVSVPLGSYLGGIYGWRSAFIAAAAVGGLTLLFQLFTLPRMAPRTMTRTTSVLRLLRRPGIGIGMLGCVLAHTGQYALFTYIRPALESVVHIDVNGLSLMLLGFGVANFVGTLLAGWLMERSLRATLVLMPALVGLAAFGMILLPVQGTGLMFLVALWGLAFGGVPVAWSNWVARAVPDQAETAGGMVVAAVQSSIAAGAALGGIMFGFGGVTGVFIIAGVVMLFAALVIALKVRVELPQHGATAAPVLHG; from the coding sequence ATGAACAACGATGTTTTTGCTACCGAGCAAACGCCCAACGCGAACGATGTGTCTGTTCCAGAGCCAGCGACAGCGGCATGGATGGCAGTGTTTTCACTGGCCATGGGGGTTTTCGGTTTACTGACGGCGGAGTACCTGCCAGCCAGTCTGCTGACCCCGATGGCCTTCGATCTTGGCGTATCGGAGGCACTAGCTGGTCAGGCAGTGACGGTGACGGCCGTAGTGGCCATGTTCGCCGGGCTGTCGGTGCCAGTTCTAACGCGTAATTTTGACCGGCGTGTCGTCTTGTTGGCTTTCACGGTGCTGATGATCGCCTCCAACTTGCTGGTGGCGTTGTCCTCAAGCTTGACAGTATTATTGGTGATGCGCATTCTTCTGGGCGTCGCGTTAGGAGGCTTCTGGAGCATGACGGCAGCCGTGGCCATGCGACTGGTGCCGGCAAAGCTGGTGCCGCGAGCGCTATCCATCATATTCAGCGGCATCGCCATCGGGACGGTCGTTTCCGTACCGTTGGGCAGCTACTTAGGGGGCATATATGGCTGGCGCAGTGCATTTATAGCAGCCGCGGCTGTCGGAGGGCTGACACTTTTGTTTCAATTGTTCACGCTGCCCCGTATGGCGCCGCGCACGATGACGCGTACCACATCGGTGCTGCGATTGCTCCGTCGCCCGGGGATCGGGATCGGGATGTTGGGCTGCGTACTGGCCCATACCGGGCAATATGCATTGTTCACCTATATTCGCCCCGCTCTTGAAAGCGTTGTCCATATAGATGTAAATGGTTTGTCTCTGATGCTCCTGGGTTTTGGTGTCGCCAACTTCGTTGGCACGCTGCTGGCCGGCTGGCTAATGGAGCGTAGCCTGCGTGCCACTTTAGTGCTCATGCCTGCGCTGGTGGGCTTGGCGGCATTCGGCATGATCCTGCTGCCAGTCCAGGGAACAGGCCTGATGTTTTTGGTCGCTCTGTGGGGCCTGGCGTTCGGCGGCGTACCTGTCGCCTGGTCCAACTGGGTAGCCCGTGCTGTCCCGGATCAAGCGGAGACAGCAGGCGGCATGGTCGTCGCTGCGGTGCAATCTTCAATAGCTGCCGGCGCTGCATTGGGTGGCATTATGTTCGGCTTTGGTGGAGTGACAGGCGTTTTCATTATTGCTGGCGTTGTGATGCTGTTCGCCGCTCTCGTTATCGCTTTAAAAGTTCGCGTGGAACTGCCGCAGCACGGTGCGACCGCTGCCCCGGTGCTGCACGGTTGA
- a CDS encoding AraC family transcriptional regulator has protein sequence MMASPDVLIETPKMSKQNQIFPLSNLVNELLTGMRLRGVQYRRIQTGPAFGIGFEDRPGHAYFHFLAVGTAFLCTDDGELHKLSAGSAVFMPHGRRHQLLSDAGIAFQDIEKFDVAPLGESVSGVDTCPSTHPVPSAVIFYGCMEFDLGGMQGIGKLMPTVMVADTQAQGYPGLLPVLDSMKREICAGRIGFAGILARLAEVAAAMIVRGWIECGCENASGLLAALRDPRLARAILALHRQPGREWTVAQLAAECHISRSVFAQRFETTIGVPPLRYATELRMRLARQLLTHESVSIDVVARRLGYTSQAAFSRAFKRVIGTPPGACRQML, from the coding sequence ATGATGGCAAGTCCGGATGTTTTGATCGAAACACCTAAAATGAGCAAGCAAAATCAAATTTTTCCATTATCTAATCTCGTCAATGAACTATTGACAGGCATGCGCCTGCGTGGAGTCCAGTACCGGCGTATTCAGACCGGTCCAGCTTTCGGCATAGGCTTTGAAGACAGGCCAGGCCACGCCTACTTCCACTTCCTCGCTGTTGGCACTGCCTTCCTGTGTACCGATGATGGTGAGTTGCATAAGCTGTCCGCCGGTAGCGCGGTGTTCATGCCTCACGGCAGGAGACATCAGCTTCTATCGGATGCGGGTATTGCATTTCAGGACATCGAAAAGTTCGATGTCGCGCCCCTGGGTGAATCCGTTAGCGGAGTAGACACATGTCCCAGTACGCACCCCGTGCCCAGTGCCGTTATTTTTTACGGCTGCATGGAATTCGATCTCGGCGGGATGCAAGGGATCGGCAAGCTGATGCCAACTGTCATGGTGGCCGACACGCAAGCGCAAGGCTATCCCGGGTTGCTGCCTGTTCTTGATTCAATGAAGCGTGAAATCTGTGCCGGCCGTATTGGCTTTGCAGGCATTCTGGCTCGCCTGGCGGAGGTCGCGGCAGCAATGATCGTGCGCGGCTGGATTGAATGCGGTTGTGAAAACGCTTCCGGTCTCCTCGCCGCCTTGCGTGATCCGCGCCTTGCTCGCGCCATATTGGCGCTGCACCGCCAGCCTGGTCGTGAATGGACAGTTGCGCAGTTGGCTGCGGAGTGCCATATCTCTCGCTCTGTTTTCGCCCAACGCTTTGAAACCACCATCGGAGTGCCGCCCTTGCGCTATGCCACGGAATTGAGAATGCGCCTTGCGAGACAATTGCTCACTCACGAAAGCGTGTCCATCGACGTCGTCGCCCGACGCCTTGGCTATACATCGCAAGCCGCGTTCAGTCGTGCTTTTAAGCGCGTCATCGGCACGCCGCCGGGTGCCTGTCGGCAAATGCTTTGA